In one window of uncultured Campylobacter sp. DNA:
- the dnaA gene encoding chromosomal replication initiator protein DnaA, producing the protein MATSQAQEILSNLEKEILPTEYSRYIKNLKFNDKNSTPEFFIYNATNEFIAKYAQTKYGTKIKELIKKQFGLNDVIVKITSKAKISPKEKVKIISEKPKSTILSENYNFENFIIGDSNKFAFECSVSVAKEPGIRFNPLFIYGPSGLGKTHLLQSIGNYCIKKGKTVICVTSEQFANDFVFNLKNNSIDKFKQKYRNCDVLLIDDIQFLIGRDKAQEELFYTFNELKDKNCQIVLTNDLPPKFLKGFESRLTTRFESGIIANITPPDLETKIAIINKKSEENRVRIPHDVVEYIAANMGDNIREIEGAINKLNAYSSILRTKITLEFTKSTLQDQIHQKYLSVSLEHVIEVISKELNVKPSELKSKTRAKNVVEARQICIYLTKQLTQNSMPKIATFFNLKDHSAISKNIKKINELIQTDEMLKIKIEELKNKITKKDKNEI; encoded by the coding sequence ATGGCGACGTCGCAAGCACAAGAAATTTTATCGAATTTAGAGAAGGAAATTTTACCTACCGAATACTCTAGATACATTAAAAATTTGAAATTTAACGATAAAAATTCGACACCGGAATTTTTTATCTACAACGCAACTAACGAGTTTATCGCCAAATACGCGCAGACAAAATACGGCACGAAGATAAAAGAGCTTATCAAAAAACAGTTTGGGCTTAACGACGTGATCGTCAAAATCACCTCAAAGGCTAAAATTTCGCCGAAAGAAAAGGTAAAAATCATCTCCGAAAAGCCTAAAAGCACTATTTTAAGCGAAAATTACAACTTCGAAAATTTTATCATCGGCGATTCAAATAAATTTGCCTTCGAGTGTTCGGTATCTGTCGCAAAAGAGCCAGGAATTCGCTTTAATCCGCTCTTTATCTACGGGCCTAGCGGGCTTGGAAAAACTCACCTGCTTCAATCAATCGGAAATTACTGTATCAAAAAGGGAAAGACCGTCATTTGCGTCACCAGCGAGCAGTTTGCTAATGATTTCGTCTTTAATCTCAAAAACAACTCGATCGATAAATTTAAGCAAAAATACCGTAACTGCGACGTTTTACTCATCGATGACATTCAGTTTTTAATCGGGCGTGATAAAGCTCAAGAGGAGCTTTTTTATACGTTTAACGAGCTGAAAGACAAAAACTGCCAAATCGTCCTTACTAACGATCTGCCGCCGAAATTTTTAAAAGGCTTTGAAAGTCGCCTCACAACGCGATTCGAAAGCGGCATAATAGCAAACATAACCCCGCCGGATCTAGAAACTAAAATCGCCATCATCAATAAAAAAAGTGAGGAAAATCGCGTTAGAATTCCACACGACGTCGTAGAATATATTGCTGCAAATATGGGTGATAATATCCGAGAGATCGAAGGTGCGATTAATAAACTAAATGCCTATTCCTCAATACTTCGCACAAAGATCACGCTGGAATTTACCAAAAGTACACTTCAAGATCAGATCCATCAAAAATATTTAAGCGTGAGCCTCGAACACGTCATAGAGGTAATCTCAAAAGAACTAAACGTAAAACCTAGCGAGCTAAAGAGTAAAACGCGAGCTAAAAACGTCGTCGAAGCGCGCCAAATTTGCATATATCTAACCAAACAGTTAACTCAAAACTCAATGCCGAAAATCGCAACGTTTTTTAATCTAAAAGACCACAGCGCCATTAGCAAAAATATCAAAAAAATCAACGAGCTCATCCAAACCGACGAGATGTTAAAGATAAAGATCGAAGAGCTAAAAAACAAAATAACCAAAAAGGATAAGAATGAAATTTAA
- a CDS encoding SHOCT domain-containing protein, with protein MKRNNYIAYALWFLGAFSWIAAMPIGGGLHRIYCGKFISGFAQIALFWLGSFTLWFLVGFLFWAIWGIWILLDIFFVGIWVEDLNAFASETEEDDYEQRLKKVDALYELYQKGAISKEEFEARKEILMRD; from the coding sequence ATGAAGAGAAATAATTATATCGCTTACGCGCTTTGGTTTTTAGGTGCGTTTTCGTGGATCGCAGCTATGCCGATCGGCGGCGGACTGCATAGAATTTATTGCGGCAAATTTATCAGCGGATTTGCTCAAATCGCGCTATTTTGGCTGGGAAGTTTTACACTATGGTTTTTAGTGGGCTTTTTGTTTTGGGCGATTTGGGGAATTTGGATTTTGCTAGATATATTTTTCGTAGGAATTTGGGTGGAAGATTTAAATGCTTTTGCAAGCGAGACGGAGGAGGACGACTACGAACAGCGTCTGAAAAAGGTCGATGCACTTTATGAGCTGTATCAAAAAGGCGCGATTTCCAAAGAGGAATTCGAAGCGCGAAAAGAAATTTTAATGAGAGATTAA
- a CDS encoding EAL domain-containing protein has protein sequence MLFSETKERENRFITALKISVPFTCVLIVFGIILFRNGEFKFDDVILFLILLICYVYYVIYQIYFGFQKTLIDPVTHVFVREEIEKILSNDLAKNRQINIVLLRIKNIIDINDRYGYKNGDEILYEYCKELSNFMAEQGFKDLPIGRFINGYFVFGVESKATNLSHILRMFEHKISSQTIKNVEIKSEFTMLPSSYDRNLNNIVNALFYKINHLDDEEHGEKAIDVEKVLIDVFSADVMEAIDSENFSFKYQRVADKNGVKSHINLIPKLDLRSGEKITKSRILDILLLNHYDIKYDISMMRQISRIIYFKDIDAKIFIEIMPQTLRNNEFRNEILKLIDNNLIDPKKIVFEFNEKLIYSEIKRFDEILIKFRELGFSFALSQFGGSNASFEYLKFLEVDFIVYDIEFNKNLDDEKIKNIFIGINEACAKSGVKTVMRFIDKEEFQMQLYKMGIDYIQGFCVEKPNDISNLRRS, from the coding sequence ATGCTATTTAGTGAGACCAAAGAGCGCGAAAATCGTTTCATAACGGCACTTAAAATTTCGGTGCCGTTTACCTGCGTTTTGATTGTTTTCGGAATTATTTTGTTCCGAAACGGCGAGTTTAAATTTGACGATGTAATTTTATTTTTAATACTTTTAATCTGCTATGTTTATTATGTCATTTATCAAATTTACTTCGGCTTTCAAAAGACACTGATCGATCCCGTTACGCATGTGTTTGTGCGCGAGGAGATCGAGAAAATTTTGAGCAACGATCTAGCCAAAAATCGTCAAATAAATATCGTGCTTTTGCGAATTAAAAATATCATCGACATAAACGATCGATACGGATATAAAAACGGCGATGAAATTTTATATGAGTATTGTAAGGAACTTTCAAATTTTATGGCGGAACAGGGCTTTAAGGACCTTCCGATCGGTCGCTTTATAAACGGCTACTTCGTATTCGGAGTGGAATCGAAAGCTACAAATTTAAGCCATATTTTGCGGATGTTTGAGCATAAAATTTCAAGTCAAACGATTAAAAATGTAGAGATAAAAAGCGAATTTACAATGCTTCCAAGCTCATATGATCGCAATCTAAATAATATCGTAAATGCTCTATTTTATAAGATAAATCACCTGGACGACGAAGAGCACGGCGAGAAGGCGATCGACGTTGAGAAGGTACTAATCGACGTATTTTCCGCCGACGTAATGGAAGCGATCGATAGTGAAAATTTCAGTTTTAAATATCAGCGCGTCGCAGATAAAAACGGCGTGAAATCACATATAAATTTGATTCCAAAGCTTGATCTGCGAAGCGGCGAAAAGATCACAAAAAGTAGAATTTTAGATATTTTGCTTCTAAATCATTACGATATTAAATACGATATTTCGATGATGAGGCAAATTTCTAGAATCATCTATTTTAAGGATATCGACGCTAAAATTTTTATCGAGATTATGCCTCAGACGCTGCGAAATAACGAGTTTCGCAATGAAATTTTAAAGCTCATCGATAATAATCTAATCGATCCGAAAAAGATCGTGTTTGAGTTTAACGAAAAGCTTATCTATTCTGAGATCAAGCGCTTTGATGAAATTTTGATTAAATTCCGCGAACTCGGATTTAGCTTCGCGCTGTCGCAGTTTGGCGGCTCAAACGCAAGCTTTGAATATTTAAAATTTTTAGAAGTGGATTTTATCGTTTACGACATAGAATTTAATAAAAATTTAGACGATGAAAAGATTAAAAATATCTTTATAGGCATCAACGAAGCCTGTGCGAAATCGGGCGTCAAAACCGTAATGCGCTTCATCGACAAAGAGGAATTTCAAATGCAGCTTTATAAAATGGGCATCGATTATATTCAGGGATTTTGCGTCGAAAAGCCGAACGATATATCGAATTTAAGGAGATCATAG
- the nhaA gene encoding Na+/H+ antiporter NhaA yields MQHIIKKILSSESSAGVILLLSAVFAIIAQNVSFLSKYYEAFLHLSFTIGVGSAKLDESMHFLVNDVLMAIFFFAIGLELKREKIEGQLRHFSQILLPSFAALGGVMMPAIIFSIINWGDAVAMKGWAIPTATDIAFAVGVMALLGKKIPASLKIFVLTLAIMDDLCAILIIALFYSSTINAIYLGGAAACVAIMLAMSRLGVDKKLPFIIVAVVLWVMVLNSGIHATIAGVLAGFCIPLKTRSGSMLKDMEHGLAYPVNFFILPIFAFTNAGVSLAGISPSFLFGPVPMGIMLGLFFGKQIGIFAFSWILIKAKIAYMPENAGWPQLYAVAIICGIGFTMALFVDGLAYGGSDMYHYTDKLAVFLGSIISGVVGFFVAKAVAVKQS; encoded by the coding sequence GTGCAACATATCATTAAGAAAATTTTATCAAGCGAAAGTAGCGCCGGCGTTATATTACTTCTATCCGCGGTTTTTGCGATCATAGCTCAAAACGTAAGCTTTTTATCTAAATACTATGAGGCATTTTTACATCTAAGCTTCACCATAGGTGTGGGTTCTGCGAAACTTGACGAATCGATGCATTTTTTAGTAAACGACGTGCTTATGGCGATATTTTTCTTTGCCATTGGACTTGAGCTTAAGCGCGAAAAAATCGAAGGGCAGCTGCGCCATTTCTCTCAAATTTTACTTCCTAGCTTCGCGGCTCTGGGCGGAGTAATGATGCCTGCGATCATATTTTCGATCATCAACTGGGGCGATGCCGTCGCGATGAAGGGCTGGGCGATCCCAACGGCGACCGATATCGCCTTTGCCGTGGGCGTGATGGCACTTTTAGGCAAAAAAATCCCGGCTAGCCTTAAAATTTTCGTTTTGACGCTTGCGATAATGGACGATCTGTGTGCAATTTTAATCATCGCTTTGTTTTATTCCTCTACCATAAACGCAATCTATCTAGGCGGCGCGGCTGCCTGTGTCGCAATAATGCTAGCGATGAGCAGACTTGGCGTTGATAAAAAGCTTCCGTTTATCATCGTAGCCGTCGTGCTGTGGGTGATGGTACTAAACTCTGGCATCCACGCGACCATCGCAGGAGTGCTTGCGGGCTTTTGCATCCCGCTTAAGACCCGCTCGGGCTCTATGCTAAAGGATATGGAGCACGGCCTAGCCTACCCAGTAAATTTCTTCATCCTACCGATCTTTGCCTTTACAAACGCAGGCGTATCGCTAGCGGGCATCAGTCCTAGCTTTCTTTTCGGTCCCGTACCGATGGGCATTATGCTTGGATTATTTTTCGGCAAACAGATCGGGATTTTTGCTTTCAGCTGGATCTTAATCAAAGCCAAAATCGCCTACATGCCCGAAAACGCGGGCTGGCCACAGCTTTACGCCGTGGCAATTATCTGTGGTATCGGCTTTACGATGGCACTTTTCGTCGATGGCCTCGCATACGGCGGTAGCGATATGTATCATTACACGGACAAGCTCGCGGTATTTTTAGGCTCGATAATTTCCGGGGTAGTTGGATTTTTCGTCGCAAAAGCAGTCGCAGTAAAACAAAGCTAA
- the dnaN gene encoding DNA polymerase III subunit beta: MKVVIAKKLLEEIVSSTSSYLDKKDLSSITSHLLITAKGGIFSIKATDHEIGLSYNLQNISIEMEGEATANGGKLLSVIKGLSDDSVTLETVNGALFVKQKKSKYKLPMFETRDFPNFPTIEGKNSFDVNAGILGRSLKKIYPSIDTNNPKYELNGALIDVKEGFLNLVGTDTKRLSVYKLITQSKAGELDTKILIPKKAIGEIQKLFSDKIKIYYDENVLLAVSENFEFFTKLINGKFPNYERVIPSDTAYKISIPRDKMVSGVRAINAMCEEMKVTIKKDGMIFESINEDNSEAKTEIEAAIEINGEIVFGVKNRFLLDFLSNIESEIFELDFNSSDTAFVLSADGLKTVVMPINNI, translated from the coding sequence ATGAAGGTCGTAATCGCCAAAAAACTCTTAGAAGAGATAGTTTCCAGTACGAGCTCCTATCTTGATAAAAAAGATCTAAGCTCGATAACCTCTCACCTACTAATAACCGCTAAGGGAGGGATTTTTAGTATAAAAGCTACCGATCATGAAATTGGTCTCAGCTATAATTTACAAAATATCTCAATAGAAATGGAAGGAGAAGCCACGGCAAACGGAGGTAAGCTTCTTAGCGTCATAAAAGGCCTAAGCGACGATAGCGTTACTTTAGAAACCGTTAACGGAGCACTATTTGTGAAGCAAAAAAAATCCAAGTATAAGCTTCCGATGTTTGAAACGAGGGATTTTCCAAACTTTCCTACGATAGAGGGCAAAAACAGCTTTGACGTAAATGCTGGAATTTTAGGCAGAAGCCTTAAAAAGATCTATCCTTCGATCGACACCAACAACCCAAAATATGAGCTAAACGGAGCTTTGATCGACGTAAAAGAGGGCTTTTTAAATTTAGTCGGGACCGATACTAAACGACTTAGCGTTTATAAGCTGATCACTCAGTCAAAAGCGGGCGAGCTAGATACTAAAATTTTAATCCCTAAAAAGGCAATAGGAGAAATTCAAAAGCTATTTTCGGACAAGATTAAAATTTATTACGACGAAAACGTGCTGCTAGCGGTAAGCGAGAATTTTGAGTTTTTTACGAAGCTTATAAACGGCAAATTTCCAAACTACGAGCGCGTGATCCCAAGCGATACGGCATATAAAATTTCAATTCCGCGCGATAAGATGGTAAGCGGCGTGCGAGCGATAAACGCGATGTGTGAGGAGATGAAGGTTACTATTAAAAAGGACGGAATGATTTTTGAGAGCATTAATGAGGATAATTCTGAGGCAAAGACCGAAATTGAAGCGGCGATCGAGATAAACGGCGAGATAGTTTTTGGCGTGAAAAACCGCTTTCTGCTTGATTTTTTAAGTAATATTGAGAGTGAAATTTTTGAGCTTGATTTTAACAGCTCCGATACGGCGTTCGTACTTAGCGCGGACGGCTTAAAAACAGTCGTTATGCCGATAAATAATATTTAA
- a CDS encoding isochorismatase family cysteine hydrolase has protein sequence MKTLVFVIDMLNGFVKFGAMADPSIAKIAPAVLKQIEAAKNVHFICDAHAERDLEMKRYPIHCLAGSPEADVIEELAPYVSEQNVTFKRSTNGFHNLDKKILDGFDRFVITGCCTDICVMQFALSLRTYLNETGKDKDVIVPRGAVATYDAPNHERGYYDECALSLMQNAGILVV, from the coding sequence ATGAAAACTTTGGTATTTGTGATCGATATGCTAAACGGCTTCGTAAAATTCGGCGCGATGGCCGATCCTAGCATAGCAAAGATCGCTCCTGCCGTGCTTAAACAGATTGAGGCGGCTAAAAATGTGCATTTTATCTGCGATGCTCACGCCGAGCGGGATTTGGAGATGAAGCGCTATCCGATCCACTGCCTAGCTGGCTCGCCCGAAGCGGATGTAATTGAGGAGCTAGCGCCCTACGTAAGCGAGCAAAACGTCACTTTTAAGCGCAGCACGAACGGCTTTCATAATTTGGATAAAAAAATCCTAGACGGCTTCGATCGCTTTGTGATTACGGGCTGTTGCACCGACATCTGCGTGATGCAGTTTGCCCTTAGCCTGCGCACCTATCTCAACGAAACGGGAAAGGATAAGGACGTCATTGTTCCGCGAGGTGCGGTAGCTACCTACGATGCGCCGAACCATGAGCGCGGCTACTACGACGAATGTGCGCTAAGCCTAATGCAAAATGCGGGAATTTTGGTAGTTTAA
- the ruvC gene encoding crossover junction endodeoxyribonuclease RuvC gives MKILGIDPGTRNLGYAILEKDVNKITLIEAGLVKMKAENVQFQMTQMSEAIDQIFSAHNIDEVAIESMFYAYNPQSVLKLAQFRGALALKILQIFGNFAEYTPLQIKKSVTGKAKAAKEQVAFMVKRILGINKEIKPLDVTDAIAVALTHAHAMRRAPR, from the coding sequence ATGAAAATTTTAGGAATCGATCCCGGAACTAGAAATTTAGGCTATGCGATTTTGGAAAAAGATGTGAATAAAATCACCCTTATAGAGGCGGGATTAGTGAAAATGAAGGCTGAAAACGTGCAATTTCAAATGACGCAGATGAGCGAGGCGATCGATCAAATTTTTAGCGCTCATAATATTGATGAGGTCGCGATAGAATCGATGTTTTACGCCTACAATCCGCAGTCTGTTTTAAAGCTCGCTCAGTTTCGCGGCGCGCTGGCTCTTAAAATTTTACAAATTTTTGGTAATTTTGCCGAATACACGCCGCTTCAGATAAAAAAATCGGTCACAGGAAAGGCGAAGGCGGCGAAGGAGCAGGTCGCCTTCATGGTAAAGCGGATTTTAGGGATTAATAAAGAGATCAAACCGCTCGACGTTACCGATGCCATCGCCGTTGCGCTCACGCACGCTCACGCGATGCGCCGGGCGCCTAGATAG
- a CDS encoding CopD family protein — translation MSYYWFKFIHFAGFISWMAMLFYMPRLYVYHAENLDKPDFVKVVKKMERMLYHAIGWIAMAVTVFSGVMLIILNPGLMKMGYFHIKLLAGVLLICYHLWLYYYMYKFEKNECHRSGKYFRAINEGPTIIMFIILYAMLIMPNLPSN, via the coding sequence ATGAGTTACTATTGGTTTAAATTTATCCATTTTGCGGGCTTTATTTCATGGATGGCGATGCTGTTTTACATGCCACGTCTGTATGTATATCACGCTGAAAATTTAGACAAGCCGGATTTCGTAAAGGTCGTTAAAAAGATGGAGCGGATGCTGTATCACGCGATCGGCTGGATAGCAATGGCGGTGACGGTTTTTAGCGGCGTGATGCTTATCATTTTAAATCCGGGGCTTATGAAAATGGGATATTTTCATATAAAATTACTAGCCGGAGTTTTGCTAATCTGTTATCATTTGTGGCTGTATTATTATATGTATAAATTTGAAAAAAACGAGTGTCACAGGAGCGGAAAATACTTCCGTGCGATCAACGAAGGCCCTACGATCATAATGTTTATAATACTTTATGCAATGCTAATAATGCCGAATTTACCGAGCAACTAG
- a CDS encoding nitrilase-related carbon-nitrogen hydrolase, whose amino-acid sequence MKIAILQMNVKLASTAADCEQNFIRARGLIDRTLKCGADVAVLPEAFNTGFCVQNFKRLADAGSARTKGFLSEISQNCGAVLIGGSISSERDKIYNSAFVYQNGAEILRYDKIHAFSLARENEIVSGGDRLGICEIKFQNRALKIGIAICYDLRFGEIFRALALRGAQIVFVIAQFAQSRIEHFITLAKARAIENQIFICAVNGCGDTGQGESFGGNSMLIGPGGEIVARLGKKEAIKIARADLDEILKFRAKMDLLKDMKPEIYKEF is encoded by the coding sequence TTGAAAATAGCAATCTTGCAAATGAACGTAAAGCTCGCCTCTACTGCCGCGGATTGCGAGCAAAATTTTATCCGCGCGCGCGGGCTGATCGATCGCACGTTAAAATGCGGCGCGGACGTAGCGGTACTGCCAGAGGCCTTTAACACGGGCTTTTGCGTGCAAAATTTCAAGCGCTTAGCCGACGCGGGATCTGCGCGAACGAAGGGATTTTTAAGCGAAATTTCGCAAAACTGCGGCGCTGTTTTAATAGGCGGATCGATAAGCTCCGAGCGAGATAAAATTTATAATTCTGCTTTCGTCTATCAAAACGGAGCCGAAATTTTACGCTACGACAAGATCCACGCTTTCTCACTCGCTCGCGAAAACGAGATCGTAAGCGGCGGCGATAGGTTGGGCATTTGCGAGATAAAATTTCAAAATCGCGCGCTTAAAATCGGCATCGCGATCTGCTACGATCTGCGCTTCGGTGAAATTTTTCGCGCCTTGGCGCTTCGCGGCGCGCAGATTGTTTTTGTGATCGCGCAGTTTGCGCAAAGCCGCATAGAGCATTTTATCACGCTTGCGAAAGCCCGCGCGATCGAAAATCAAATTTTTATCTGCGCGGTAAACGGCTGCGGCGATACGGGGCAGGGCGAGAGTTTCGGCGGAAATTCCATGCTGATTGGTCCGGGAGGTGAGATCGTCGCGCGCTTAGGCAAAAAAGAGGCTATCAAGATCGCTCGAGCGGATTTAGATGAAATTTTAAAATTTCGCGCTAAAATGGATCTTTTAAAAGATATGAAACCTGAAATTTATAAGGAGTTTTGA
- the gyrB gene encoding DNA topoisomerase (ATP-hydrolyzing) subunit B: protein MKQNYGASNIKVLKGLEAVRKRPGMYIGDTNIGGLHHMIYEVVDNSIDEAMAGYCDIIDVEITSEGSCIVNDNGRGIPVDIHPTEKIPAATVVLTVLHAGGKFDKDTYKVSGGLHGVGVSVVNALSKKLVATIKRDGNIYRQEFAKGIPTTELEKIKTTNRTGTTIEFWPDGEIFEILEFDDEILSKRFRELAYLNPKITINFKDNRTGRDEHFHFEGGLESFVNDMNKAAPISKAVSFSDGAEDVMVDFALMYNERYEEKLLSFVNNIKTPDGGTHEAGFRAGLTRAITNYVAANAAAREKDTKITGDDVREGLIAVISVKVPEPQFEGQTKGKLGSSYVKPIVQKMAFEVLSKYFEENPIEARAIMNKVLLAARGREAAKKARDLTRKKDNINSVGTLPGKLADCQSKDASISEIYLVEGDSAGGSAKQGRDRVFQAILPLRGKILNVEKARLDRILQSEEIKNMITAFGCGIGEEFNEEKLRYHKIIIMTDADVDGSHIQTLLLTFFFRFLRPVVENGYVYLAQPPLFRYKKGKKEIYLKDEKALSEFLIETGIDMGEFEGIGNEDLIDYLKIVSNYRSLLNELKKRFSVLSAIRFLIENDEARSLGYEELFKILKPRLESEGFNILNSYVNDEGIRIYVQTPSGLEQLVIDENLFGNYIFEEAIRVYSKIKERDVSFGKDFIEILDEIEKSSKKGAYIQRYKGLGEMNPEQLWETTMSPENRRLLKINIADAQSASDTFNLFMGDEVEPRRNYIQDHAKDVKHLDV from the coding sequence ATGAAACAAAATTACGGCGCCAGTAATATTAAAGTTTTAAAAGGTCTTGAGGCTGTTAGAAAGCGCCCTGGAATGTATATCGGAGACACCAATATCGGTGGGCTTCATCATATGATTTATGAGGTTGTAGATAATTCGATCGATGAGGCGATGGCAGGGTACTGCGACATAATCGACGTCGAGATCACGAGTGAGGGAAGCTGCATCGTTAACGATAACGGTCGTGGAATCCCCGTCGATATACACCCGACTGAAAAAATTCCTGCAGCGACGGTGGTTCTTACGGTGCTTCACGCAGGCGGTAAATTTGACAAAGACACTTATAAAGTCTCCGGCGGTCTGCACGGCGTTGGCGTTAGCGTTGTAAATGCGCTTTCAAAAAAGCTCGTTGCTACGATCAAACGTGACGGAAATATTTATAGACAAGAATTTGCCAAAGGAATTCCTACTACCGAGCTTGAAAAGATAAAAACTACTAATCGTACGGGCACTACGATCGAGTTTTGGCCCGACGGCGAAATTTTTGAAATTTTAGAATTTGATGATGAAATTTTATCAAAAAGATTTCGCGAGCTAGCGTATCTAAATCCAAAAATCACGATAAATTTTAAAGATAACCGCACGGGCAGGGACGAGCACTTTCATTTTGAAGGCGGTTTGGAAAGCTTCGTAAACGATATGAATAAAGCCGCTCCTATATCCAAAGCCGTATCGTTTAGCGACGGCGCGGAAGATGTTATGGTGGATTTTGCGTTGATGTATAACGAAAGATATGAGGAAAAACTGCTAAGCTTCGTAAATAATATCAAAACTCCAGACGGCGGTACTCACGAGGCTGGTTTTAGAGCGGGTCTTACGCGCGCGATAACAAATTACGTCGCGGCAAATGCGGCTGCGCGCGAAAAGGACACGAAGATCACCGGCGACGACGTTCGCGAGGGACTTATCGCGGTAATTAGCGTAAAGGTTCCCGAGCCGCAGTTTGAAGGACAAACTAAAGGTAAGTTGGGCTCCAGCTACGTTAAGCCGATCGTGCAAAAGATGGCGTTTGAGGTGCTTAGTAAGTATTTTGAAGAAAATCCGATCGAAGCGCGCGCCATTATGAATAAGGTTCTTTTGGCCGCGCGCGGTCGCGAAGCAGCGAAAAAAGCGCGCGATCTAACGCGCAAAAAAGACAATATAAATTCCGTCGGCACCCTTCCAGGAAAGCTAGCCGATTGTCAGAGTAAGGATGCAAGCATCAGTGAAATTTATCTAGTCGAGGGCGATAGTGCGGGCGGTTCGGCAAAGCAGGGAAGAGACCGCGTGTTTCAAGCGATCCTGCCGCTTAGAGGTAAAATTTTAAACGTAGAAAAGGCGCGCCTGGATAGAATTTTGCAATCCGAAGAGATTAAAAATATGATCACGGCCTTTGGTTGCGGTATCGGAGAGGAATTTAACGAAGAGAAACTCCGCTATCATAAAATCATCATTATGACGGACGCAGACGTCGACGGCAGCCATATCCAGACGCTGCTTTTAACATTTTTCTTTAGATTTTTACGCCCTGTTGTCGAAAACGGCTATGTTTATCTAGCACAGCCGCCGCTTTTTAGATATAAAAAGGGCAAAAAAGAAATTTACCTAAAAGACGAAAAGGCGCTTAGCGAGTTTTTAATCGAAACGGGCATCGATATGGGCGAGTTTGAAGGCATCGGCAACGAGGATCTGATCGATTACCTAAAAATCGTTTCAAACTACCGCTCTCTTCTAAATGAGCTTAAAAAGCGCTTCAGCGTGCTTAGCGCGATCAGATTTTTGATAGAAAACGACGAAGCGCGAAGCCTAGGCTACGAGGAACTATTTAAAATTTTAAAACCGCGCCTAGAGAGTGAAGGATTTAACATCTTAAATTCCTACGTAAATGATGAAGGCATTAGAATTTATGTCCAGACGCCGAGCGGCTTAGAACAGCTCGTGATAGATGAGAATTTATTCGGCAATTATATCTTTGAAGAGGCGATCAGAGTTTATTCTAAGATCAAAGAGCGGGATGTAAGCTTTGGCAAGGATTTTATTGAAATTTTAGACGAAATCGAAAAAAGCTCGAAAAAAGGCGCTTATATTCAGCGCTATAAAGGTCTTGGAGAGATGAATCCGGAGCAGCTTTGGGAAACCACTATGAGCCCTGAAAATAGAAGGTTACTAAAAATAAATATCGCCGATGCGCAGAGTGCTAGCGATACCTTTAATCTTTTTATGGGCGACGAGGTCGAGCCGCGCCGAAATTACATCCAAGATCATGCAAAAGATGTAAAACATTTGGACGTTTAG
- the lspA gene encoding signal peptidase II encodes MANTCIKFILLFAVIFAIDQAIKLLFLNGFSWQGEFFSLELTLNRGVAFSMFAFLGENLKFIQIALISVLAAYVFCHKKLFCEHWMPFALMLAGGCSNLLDRFIRGGVVDYVAWHKWFEFAVFNFADVMIDLAVVIFIFQGLRTAKKEKNEEK; translated from the coding sequence ATGGCTAATACCTGTATTAAATTTATCCTACTTTTTGCGGTGATCTTTGCGATCGATCAAGCGATAAAACTTCTGTTTTTAAACGGCTTTTCATGGCAGGGAGAGTTTTTTTCGCTAGAGCTTACGCTTAACCGCGGCGTTGCGTTTTCGATGTTTGCGTTTTTGGGCGAAAATTTAAAATTTATCCAGATCGCGCTGATCTCAGTACTTGCGGCGTATGTATTTTGTCATAAAAAGCTCTTTTGCGAGCATTGGATGCCGTTTGCGCTGATGCTCGCGGGAGGTTGTTCAAATTTGCTCGATCGCTTTATTCGCGGCGGCGTTGTGGATTATGTCGCGTGGCATAAGTGGTTTGAGTTTGCGGTGTTTAATTTCGCCGACGTGATGATAGATCTGGCCGTCGTGATTTTTATTTTTCAGGGCTTACGCACCGCAAAAAAGGAGAAAAATGAAGAGAAATAA